The following coding sequences lie in one Halogeometricum rufum genomic window:
- a CDS encoding Lrp/AsnC family transcriptional regulator, translating into MDDKRELLDLLLSNARESPEDIARQTGLDAAAVEALIDELEDDGVVRGYQAVVDWDRVEEEHVEAMVELNVELDRETGYEEISRRIAKFSEVTSLRLVSGDYDFALVVEGDSMHDVSNFISERVAPIPEVTQTVTHFVMETYKDRGIEMGDGDEDDRLTFSP; encoded by the coding sequence ATGGACGACAAGCGGGAACTGCTCGACCTGCTGCTCAGCAACGCTCGCGAGAGCCCGGAGGACATCGCTCGACAGACGGGTCTCGACGCGGCGGCGGTCGAAGCACTCATCGACGAGTTGGAGGACGACGGCGTCGTTCGGGGCTATCAGGCCGTCGTCGACTGGGACCGCGTCGAGGAGGAACACGTCGAAGCGATGGTGGAGTTGAACGTCGAACTCGACCGCGAGACGGGCTACGAGGAGATTTCGCGCCGCATCGCCAAGTTCTCCGAGGTGACGTCGCTCCGACTGGTCTCCGGCGACTACGACTTCGCGCTCGTCGTCGAGGGCGACTCGATGCACGACGTCTCGAACTTCATCTCCGAACGGGTCGCCCCCATCCCGGAGGTGACGCAGACGGTGACGCACTTCGTCATGGAGACGTACAAGGACCGCGGCATCGAGATGGGCGACGGCGACGAGGACGACCGGCTCACGTTCTCGCCATGA
- a CDS encoding pyridoxal phosphate-dependent aminotransferase encodes MSDYLSALARETPPSGIRRFFELAEQMDDVISLGVGEPDFSAPWAARTAAIDSLERGRTSYTSNRGMRELREAIAGRVERYGQEYDPEDEILVTAGASEAVDLAMRALVDPGDTVAVPEPSYISYEPTVSFAGGEPLSVPTRAEDDFALRPEALERAGAAEADVLVLCYPNNPTGAVMSREELADVAAFAREHDLFVLSDEIYAALRYEDDHVSIATLPGMRERSVVFNGFSKAYAMTGFRLGYALGPAAVVDAMNRIHQYTMLSAPTTAQYAALEAIRSCDDAVEEMRRAYDRRRRFVISRFNEMGMDCFEAKGAFYVFPKCPPGWEDDEAFAEALLQTERVAVVPGRVFGDSGEGHLRVSYATGMRELKEALNRIESFVRE; translated from the coding sequence ATGAGCGACTACCTCTCCGCGCTCGCGCGCGAGACGCCACCGTCCGGTATCCGCCGCTTCTTCGAACTCGCCGAGCAGATGGACGACGTCATCTCCCTCGGCGTCGGCGAACCCGACTTCTCCGCGCCGTGGGCCGCCCGGACCGCCGCCATCGACTCGCTCGAACGCGGGCGGACCTCCTACACCTCCAACCGCGGGATGCGCGAACTCCGCGAGGCTATCGCGGGCCGGGTCGAACGCTACGGACAGGAGTACGACCCCGAGGACGAGATACTCGTCACCGCGGGCGCGAGCGAGGCCGTCGACCTGGCGATGCGCGCCCTCGTGGACCCCGGCGACACCGTCGCCGTCCCCGAACCGTCGTACATCTCCTACGAACCCACCGTCTCGTTCGCCGGGGGCGAACCGCTGTCGGTCCCCACGCGCGCCGAGGACGACTTCGCGCTCCGGCCCGAAGCGCTCGAACGGGCCGGCGCGGCGGAGGCGGACGTCCTCGTCCTCTGCTACCCGAACAACCCGACGGGCGCGGTGATGTCGCGCGAGGAACTCGCCGACGTCGCCGCCTTCGCGCGCGAACACGACCTGTTCGTCCTCTCCGACGAGATTTACGCCGCGCTCCGGTACGAGGACGACCACGTCTCCATCGCCACGCTTCCGGGGATGCGCGAGCGGTCGGTCGTGTTCAACGGGTTCTCGAAGGCCTACGCGATGACCGGATTTCGCCTCGGCTACGCCCTCGGTCCCGCCGCCGTCGTCGACGCGATGAACCGCATCCACCAGTACACGATGCTCTCCGCGCCGACGACGGCGCAGTACGCCGCGCTGGAGGCCATCCGGTCGTGCGACGACGCGGTCGAGGAGATGCGCCGCGCGTACGACCGACGGCGGCGGTTCGTCATCTCCCGGTTCAACGAGATGGGGATGGACTGCTTCGAGGCGAAAGGGGCGTTCTACGTCTTCCCGAAGTGCCCGCCCGGGTGGGAAGACGACGAGGCGTTCGCCGAAGCCCTCCTGCAGACCGAGAGGGTCGCTGTCGTCCCGGGTCGCGTGTTCGGCGACAGCGGGGAGGGGCACCTCCGCGTCTCGTACGCGACGGGGATGAGAGAACTCAAAGAGGCGCTGAATCGCATCGAATCGTTCGTGCGGGAGTAG
- a CDS encoding DUF7504 family protein, with product MDTGGGADARSDAPELASALDDLKRRGSALLVVGSVPADVYRRASARMLGDGDRRRLIVTGVTDCQDSRLEGLPRRTPEWTRIVEFEAPARSTAAAVCTDDSTASPPGPESSTDSPPARDPLAQRVDGDVVELGSEVAKTIAQFDSIAGGLAPAELRLAFDCLPVLLAECDLETAFRFSHVLANHVRSVDGMGHFWLPRELDDEAVRVLEPLFDAVVELRLDGTELQQRWHFRDVELTSEWLVV from the coding sequence ATGGATACCGGAGGCGGGGCGGACGCTCGGTCGGACGCTCCGGAACTCGCTTCGGCCCTCGACGACCTCAAACGGCGCGGCAGCGCACTTCTCGTCGTCGGGTCGGTTCCGGCGGACGTCTACCGGCGGGCGTCGGCGCGGATGCTCGGCGACGGCGACAGACGTCGGCTCATCGTGACCGGCGTCACCGACTGTCAGGACAGCCGATTGGAGGGACTCCCTCGACGGACGCCGGAGTGGACCCGAATCGTCGAGTTCGAGGCGCCCGCTCGCAGTACCGCGGCGGCCGTCTGCACGGATGACTCGACCGCTTCGCCCCCCGGTCCCGAGTCGTCGACGGACTCGCCCCCCGCACGGGACCCGCTGGCGCAACGCGTCGACGGCGACGTCGTCGAGTTGGGTAGCGAAGTCGCGAAGACGATTGCGCAGTTCGACAGCATCGCAGGCGGACTGGCGCCGGCCGAACTTCGCCTCGCGTTCGACTGTCTGCCGGTCCTCCTCGCGGAGTGCGACCTCGAGACGGCGTTTCGGTTCTCGCACGTCCTCGCGAACCACGTCCGGTCCGTGGACGGGATGGGCCACTTCTGGCTCCCCCGCGAACTGGACGACGAGGCGGTTCGCGTCCTCGAACCCCTGTTCGACGCGGTGGTCGAACTCCGACTCGACGGGACCGAGTTACAGCAGCGGTGGCACTTCCGGGACGTAGAGCTCACCTCGGAGTGGCTCGTCGTCTGA
- a CDS encoding caspase family protein: MMERFENPESSSAFESAETYLELSLDSAPGGDGVVVSDPIERHTFELSTPSVVEPTPADPSAFWFPADAAVRFRTDRLDLQNVVSVCVRDDDGQMLGQTEHFASETFPDGTYSLELFAPVKTYVRVDAPVSIASDATKTSISFGGETEVLVGARSHHKRPAATITTPDDPESMMRAVSLLGSALKTTSPERSYPTLRGHPPLVERGNEFRAPADLTPPETGVTLELPATHHHVYAAAPLSYYLGATVVPGETPRLRTDRGFTYDLDGPVGYERTVARVLKQTFFLDCLTRTEGYYQVDLHERRAVESELGLDFADLYDRSLAEQIEAYLAIPWETVSPHVPEWKLTTHVTPTAENVELLPFVANDLAIVRTPEANAGASSTTQAAAVDSFLRSSPSVTDGGFTRSAAQSASLPERSYVQPGDTESLEQAWLGQGTPIGASKASLQAYRNRLYRSPTEGDIAITVVCNDPRMADERDDVEAVYGSREELPFDVQVQYELTRAELRETLAAETDFFHYIGHIDTDGFQCVDGTLDASTLSDVGMDAFLLNACRSYEQGMSLIDAGAIAGIVTLDDVVNSSAVEVGSMLARLLNSGFPIRSALELVRDENVVGDNYIVLGDGGLAVAQSDGVFPNMCVVDAVDDRFEVEYNTYPGTHTGMGALVKPMLPGVEQHYLGSGAIDQFSLSSEELRDFLSLEEIPLLVDGRLHWSGSIDLDSL, from the coding sequence ATGATGGAACGGTTCGAGAATCCTGAGAGTTCGTCGGCGTTCGAGAGCGCCGAGACGTATCTGGAACTCTCGCTCGACAGCGCTCCGGGCGGTGACGGCGTCGTCGTCTCCGACCCCATCGAACGGCACACGTTCGAACTCTCGACGCCGTCGGTGGTCGAACCGACGCCGGCCGACCCGAGCGCGTTCTGGTTCCCCGCCGACGCGGCGGTCAGATTCCGAACCGACCGGCTCGACCTCCAGAACGTCGTCTCCGTCTGCGTCCGCGACGACGACGGGCAGATGCTCGGCCAGACCGAGCACTTCGCCTCGGAGACGTTCCCCGACGGGACGTACAGTCTGGAACTGTTCGCGCCGGTGAAGACGTACGTCCGCGTGGACGCGCCGGTGTCGATAGCGTCGGACGCGACGAAGACGAGCATCTCGTTCGGCGGCGAGACGGAGGTGCTCGTCGGCGCCCGGTCGCACCACAAGCGGCCGGCGGCGACGATTACGACGCCGGACGACCCCGAGTCGATGATGCGAGCGGTGTCGCTGCTCGGGTCGGCGCTGAAGACCACCTCGCCCGAGCGGTCGTATCCGACGCTCCGCGGCCACCCCCCGCTGGTCGAACGCGGGAACGAGTTCAGAGCGCCGGCGGACCTGACGCCGCCGGAGACGGGCGTCACGCTCGAACTGCCGGCGACGCACCACCACGTCTACGCGGCCGCGCCGCTCTCGTACTACCTCGGCGCGACCGTCGTCCCGGGCGAGACGCCGCGACTCCGCACGGACCGCGGGTTCACGTACGACCTCGACGGTCCCGTGGGGTACGAACGGACGGTCGCGCGAGTGCTGAAACAGACGTTCTTCCTCGACTGCCTCACGCGGACCGAGGGCTACTATCAGGTGGACCTCCACGAGCGACGGGCGGTCGAGTCGGAACTCGGCCTCGACTTCGCCGACCTGTACGACCGGTCGCTGGCCGAACAGATCGAGGCGTATCTGGCGATTCCGTGGGAGACCGTCTCGCCCCACGTCCCCGAGTGGAAGCTCACGACGCACGTGACGCCGACGGCGGAGAACGTCGAACTCCTCCCGTTCGTCGCGAACGACCTCGCCATCGTCCGGACGCCGGAGGCGAACGCCGGTGCGAGTTCGACGACGCAGGCGGCGGCCGTCGACTCGTTCCTCCGGTCGTCGCCGAGCGTCACCGACGGCGGGTTCACGCGCAGTGCGGCCCAGTCCGCCTCGTTGCCGGAGCGGAGTTACGTCCAGCCCGGCGACACGGAGTCCCTCGAACAGGCGTGGCTCGGACAGGGAACGCCCATCGGCGCGAGCAAGGCCTCCCTGCAGGCCTACCGGAACCGGCTGTACCGGTCGCCGACGGAGGGCGACATCGCCATCACCGTCGTCTGCAACGACCCGCGGATGGCCGACGAACGCGACGACGTGGAGGCGGTGTACGGCTCCCGCGAGGAACTCCCGTTCGACGTGCAGGTCCAGTACGAACTCACGCGGGCGGAACTCCGCGAGACGCTCGCCGCCGAGACGGACTTCTTCCACTACATCGGCCACATCGACACCGACGGCTTCCAGTGCGTCGACGGGACGCTCGACGCGTCCACGCTGAGCGACGTCGGGATGGACGCGTTCCTGCTCAACGCCTGTCGCTCCTACGAACAGGGGATGAGCCTCATCGACGCCGGCGCCATCGCGGGCATCGTGACGCTCGACGACGTGGTGAACAGCAGCGCCGTCGAGGTGGGGTCGATGCTCGCGCGACTGCTCAACAGCGGCTTTCCGATTCGGAGCGCGCTGGAACTCGTCCGGGACGAGAACGTTGTCGGCGACAACTACATCGTCCTCGGCGACGGCGGGTTAGCCGTCGCACAGAGCGACGGGGTGTTCCCGAACATGTGTGTCGTCGACGCGGTAGACGACAGATTCGAGGTCGAATACAACACGTATCCCGGGACACACACCGGGATGGGAGCACTCGTGAAACCGATGTTACCCGGTGTCGAGCAGCACTATCTCGGTTCGGGCGCAATCGACCAGTTCTCACTATCGTCTGAGGAACTGCGTGATTTCCTGTCGCTAGAAGAGATTCCGCTGCTCGTCGATGGCCGCCTTCACTGGAGCGGTAGCATCGATCTGGACTCGTTGTGA
- a CDS encoding DUF7503 family protein, with translation MSENDTNAVAQYLADHPRMMGVLFTMLLLLSQAGSVAAGNNTGIYGP, from the coding sequence ATGTCCGAAAACGACACGAACGCAGTCGCACAGTACCTCGCCGACCACCCCCGCATGATGGGCGTCCTGTTCACCATGCTGCTGCTTCTCTCGCAGGCCGGGTCGGTCGCCGCGGGGAACAACACTGGAATCTACGGTCCCTAA
- a CDS encoding HalX domain-containing protein, translating into MSADQPLVLIVEDEPDLADLYATWLRENCTVRVAYGGHEALDELDEDVDVVLLDRRMPDLSGDEALAEIRNRGFDCRVAMVTAVEPDFDIVAMGFDDYLVKPVSKEALEETVDNLLRRNTYNDGVQELFSLASKKALLESEKEATALEENEEYQELDTRLTELREDLDETLQQFDEERDIAAVYRDLGDNSAFEDLNGE; encoded by the coding sequence ATGAGTGCTGACCAGCCGCTCGTGCTCATCGTGGAAGATGAGCCGGACCTCGCCGACCTGTATGCTACTTGGCTCAGAGAGAACTGTACCGTCCGCGTCGCGTACGGCGGTCACGAGGCGCTCGACGAACTCGACGAAGACGTCGACGTCGTCCTCCTCGACCGCCGGATGCCGGACCTCTCTGGAGACGAAGCCCTCGCGGAGATACGAAATCGCGGGTTCGACTGCCGCGTCGCCATGGTGACGGCCGTCGAACCGGACTTCGACATCGTCGCGATGGGGTTCGACGACTACCTCGTCAAGCCCGTCTCCAAGGAGGCTCTCGAAGAGACCGTCGACAACCTCCTCCGCAGAAACACCTACAACGACGGCGTTCAGGAACTGTTCTCGCTGGCCTCGAAGAAGGCGCTGTTGGAGTCCGAGAAGGAGGCCACCGCGCTCGAGGAGAACGAGGAGTACCAGGAACTCGATACGCGCCTCACGGAACTCCGAGAGGACCTCGACGAGACGCTCCAGCAGTTCGACGAAGAGCGCGACATCGCGGCCGTCTACCGTGACCTCGGCGACAACTCCGCGTTCGAGGACCTGAACGGCGAGTGA
- a CDS encoding TrmB family transcriptional regulator has translation MDSTELRDALEDAGLSQYQAEAYNTLLTLGAASATELADASTVPTARIYDVLRDLEAKGYIETYEQDSLHARACDPKTVLADLRGRASMLETAADEIEDRWEAPEVDRHMLSIVKRFETVFQRAASLVRDAENEVQLSVTVDQYEELKPALRAALENGAIVKVSLHTDPDEDAPSFEDADFEGVVTEARHRTLPTPFVLLVDRTRTCFSPHAHSLNEYGVLVDDYTLTYVFHWYFQTCLWEVWDSVYSERGDEPPLAYADIRRCVRDVEPLLSADATVRATVDGFDTTTGASVELTGDIVDIHYSGASEANGTPALSQLAGQVCFTLATASGTYSVGGWGAVLEEVEATRITITEVGENESFEA, from the coding sequence ATGGACTCGACCGAGTTGCGGGACGCACTCGAGGATGCCGGCCTCTCGCAGTACCAGGCGGAGGCGTACAACACGCTGCTCACACTGGGTGCGGCGAGCGCAACGGAGTTGGCTGACGCCAGTACGGTTCCGACCGCGCGCATCTACGACGTGCTCAGAGACTTAGAGGCGAAGGGGTACATCGAGACGTACGAACAGGACAGTCTCCACGCTCGCGCGTGCGACCCGAAGACGGTGCTGGCGGACCTGCGCGGGCGAGCGTCGATGCTGGAGACGGCGGCGGACGAGATAGAGGACCGGTGGGAAGCACCCGAGGTGGACCGCCACATGCTGAGCATCGTCAAACGCTTCGAGACGGTGTTCCAGCGGGCGGCGTCGCTCGTCCGCGACGCCGAGAACGAGGTGCAGTTGTCGGTCACCGTCGACCAGTACGAGGAGCTGAAGCCGGCGCTCAGAGCGGCGCTGGAGAACGGCGCGATAGTCAAGGTGTCGCTGCACACCGACCCCGACGAGGACGCCCCGTCGTTCGAGGACGCGGACTTCGAGGGCGTCGTCACGGAGGCGCGGCACCGGACGCTCCCGACGCCGTTCGTCCTCCTCGTGGACCGCACGCGTACCTGTTTCTCGCCGCACGCCCACTCGCTGAACGAGTACGGCGTCCTCGTCGACGACTACACGCTCACGTACGTCTTTCACTGGTACTTTCAGACCTGTCTGTGGGAGGTGTGGGACTCCGTCTACTCCGAGCGAGGCGACGAACCGCCCCTCGCGTACGCGGACATCCGGCGGTGCGTCCGGGACGTCGAGCCGTTGCTATCGGCCGACGCAACCGTCCGAGCCACCGTGGACGGGTTCGACACGACGACGGGGGCGTCCGTGGAACTCACCGGCGACATCGTCGACATCCACTACTCGGGGGCGTCCGAGGCGAACGGTACGCCCGCCCTCTCCCAGTTGGCCGGGCAGGTGTGTTTCACGCTCGCGACGGCGTCGGGAACGTACAGCGTCGGTGGCTGGGGTGCGGTCCTCGAAGAGGTGGAGGCGACGCGGATCACCATCACCGAGGTGGGCGAAAATGAAAGTTTCGAGGCCTGA